The following coding sequences are from one Acidimicrobiales bacterium window:
- a CDS encoding 4Fe-4S dicluster domain-containing protein: MTARWQSVSFDERMSTVEFRVGERAHIVVDSDVCESCTTRACVTACPANLFAPTSSGGILFNYEECFECGTCYMVCNEEGAITWTYPDGGQGVVFRHG; the protein is encoded by the coding sequence ATGACCGCAAGATGGCAGTCGGTTTCGTTCGATGAGCGGATGTCAACCGTCGAGTTCCGGGTCGGCGAACGTGCTCACATCGTCGTCGACTCCGACGTGTGCGAATCCTGCACGACGCGCGCCTGCGTGACCGCCTGCCCGGCAAACCTCTTCGCGCCTACCTCGAGTGGGGGCATCCTCTTCAACTACGAGGAGTGCTTCGAATGCGGCACCTGCTACATGGTGTGCAACGAAGAAGGCGCGATCACGTGGACGTATCCCGATGGCGGCCAAGGAGTCGTGTTCCGCCATGGGTGA